The Chaetodon auriga isolate fChaAug3 chromosome 20, fChaAug3.hap1, whole genome shotgun sequence genome contains the following window.
tctctctctctctctctctctctctctctctctctctctctctctctcgctcgctcgtTCCTCTCTCAGGGGTGAAGAGATTCATTTCTGTCATCTGAAGAGATGAGGAGTGATCTGCCATGGCCCATGTTCCTCCCAGCCTCAGGTCCTTTCATGTTCTCAGCTTAATTTGAGCTGAACCAATGTTTATCATTCTGCAGCAACTGGGCCGAGTGGCTGGGAGGGAGGACGGTTCTTctcctgatctctctctctctctctctctctccctctctctctctctctctctctctctctctctctctctcgttgcTAAGATTGTTGTTGTGCTTGTAGACTGCAATACTGTTTCCCCTCTGGGTTAGATTAGAGCCGCTCTAATCTAGTCAGATAATGTTTTAATCAATATCTGCATTTTATTCATGTTGTGTTACATGATGACACTTGCATAATTAGGAATATATTTTATCCATATGAGCCGCTGAACAGAACATAAAAGTAGTGGAGTAGCCAATTGTTCTTTCCAGTGATCGTTGTTAATTTATGGTGTGTAAACTTTCAACTGAAGGTTGCATTGAGGATAAACAGTGAGATCTTATATTGATTGACTGGCTGTAAATCTGAACATGCAGCTAGCTGTTCGGCTATCCTTACAAGCTATCGATAAGAGAAAATGAGGATGTGCAGCACAGATCGGGAAGACTTCAGCAGTATGTGACGTCTAAAGGCAACATGCTTTGTGGTCTTTTATTTACCAGGTTGTTCTCTAATGAAGCTTGTTTCATATACATTCAGATGTCTGTTGTTTTGCGTCTACCGCTGTCTCATCTGCCGCTGCTTGGAGTAGAGTTTGTTTTtggagaaatgaaatgtttctctTTACCTTTTGCCCAATCCGGTCTGTCTCATGCAGGTGGTAAGCCTCGTTCTGAAGTCTTGTTTCTTGCTCGCTTGTTGATATCAGCTAAATATTCAGCCATGACATTGAAAATCTTTCCGTACGCCAACACCACAAACTCTTCCTGGCACTCTTCTCGCCATCGCTCACTCATGTTTTCACCTTCCTGCAACAACTCAGCTCTCGCGAGACTTCAGAACGAGACTTGTGCTGGATCCAGACTTGTCCAGATCAAGCGAAAGGTAAAGAAGACTTTTCTCTGTAGGGGTTCtctccataatgttgtcagaccaCTGTAATAACGACCTGAGCCTGTCGGTGGCAGCAGCGAGCACTTTCAGTGGACGTACATTGACGGATTACATCACAGCCCGTTTCGCAGATGCTGGCCGCAGCGCTCTCGCTTGATACTgcaccaatttcaaaaattgttgtccccaTCACTCACTCAGACACCAAAACAACGGAAAATAGGGTCCAGGTTGAAAAATAGTGACGTTTCCCTTTAAGACAACGTTAAACAGTGACGAATAAGTAGCTAAGCGTCTTTTGTTAGATGAAAAAGAGACAATGCAACGGGCTCCAGATTTTGTAAAATTAAAGGTGCAAGAGGACACATTGACCTTTGCAGACCAGGCATTAGCACCACAGGAGATGTATATAAATTTtacccccccaacacacacacacacacacacacacacacatctctgcttATAACCACTGCTGAGTAGAACATATTGCAAAAGTATTCTTTCATTTAACTGGACtccatatctttttttttcatcagtgatGAGGAGgcaaattacattttctgttctatcctttcttctctctctcgctctccttccctccctcttctctcactCAGCTGCAcactcctcttctctccaaAAAGCAAGCGGGCTGTCGTCTCTCCCTTCTGTCTGCCCCATCTGTGATGCAGTATGGGCCACTGGCCTGATAATGATAGGCAGGCGGAGCGTGGGGCTGTGCACGAGGCAAAGGAGGTAACAAACCAGCCCGCTAAAACGCAAGACGAAACTCTAATCAGTTGCCTCACCAAGTCTACCAGAGGTCTCGCCTTGCTGATAAAAGGTTTGCAGTAGCGGTTCTCGCTCTGCCCCGCGTTCCTCCCACCAATGCAAATGTGCGACATGCTGTGTCATACGCTGTGGAGATGCGAGGCGGTAAAGAGGCGGAGGACAGCGTCTTGATAACACAGCAGATGTGAACGCTCTGAAAGCCATCGGACCAGAATTGGTaccatgtgtttttctttcctcatcgCCCCTCCTTCCCCCCCCGTACTTGTGTTAGAGCGAGCAAAGGCCCAGAGGCTCGTTAAAACtttaatatactgtacaatCACAGTAATTGAGTAGAATTTTCAAGTTCTTCCAGTCATGGTTTTAATTTATGAAGTCCCCATGAAAGTTTAATGTATCAGCAGTTGTAGAGTTGCAGCTATCTAAATCATTCTGCAGCTATCTCTGCCTGCGCTGCCTGCCAAGTCCTGCCGTTAGCGTCCTGTGCCCTAGAAAGATGGCCAGATTGCTCCAAAGGCATGACTGTTGCTGGACGTCTGTTCAACACATTGTACCTAGAGGTCTTTCACAGAGCCGTACGATTGGCTGCGAGCTAGCAAGCCGAGTGTTGGCATCAATTCTGATGCTGTTCACTAAATATCCACTGTGCAAGTTTGGGGTTTCTTTTCTTCTATTGTATTATTCATGCTAGCAACTACAGGGTCCCTGTTGCTTGATGAATGTAATATAGCATGCTCACTTAATTATGGAGCAGCTCTCATGAGAGGCATATCAGAGAATGTAGACAAGATGAATATGGTACCCCAGCTTCTCTTGCTTATGAATTATGGGAAATGCAGCAATTTGCATGGCAGGAGATATGATATGTCATATCCTTGTTTCGGATTTTGCAGCACTAGCCTGACCGTACTTGagatgtttattattgttattaatattttGTCATGAAGAGGGGATCTGAGTGACACACAGCCCTGGAAGGGGCTTATTAAAAGAAGTTATTGTCGGCGATCGCCGTGGAGAGATTCGACTCAGTGATTAAtggtgtgttttacagctgacaAAAAAGCGCAGGGAGAGTCAGACCTGGGAGGACAGAGCTGAGAAATCACTGCTAGGAAATTGCTAGGTATACTTTACCTCTAATGAAAGAAATCCTCCTTCAGATGTGCATCATCCTGGACTGCCGAGGGCCGGAGGGAAAATGAAACTgttctgatttatttttgttttgaccTACTTAATGTTCTCCAATTAGGGTCTTCCATAATGAAACAATcggattttgttttgtttttttaatattatatcACGATTGCATCACTTTAGCTCCAAAACGAAAACAAGCTTGTTATAGCATTTCCCTCTGTGGCTTGACAGGTAGTGGGACAACACAAAGAGATAGAGAGACACCGCAGCAGTTTCTTGTCACTCTGAAACAGTAATAAATTTAGCCCGTCTCAGTCAcgctgtctctgtgtctcagctTCAGGAGCATCCAGATGATGTCCCTGGCGACTTGCTGCAGAAACTCTTCCTTTAAACCCCCTATTTCAAAGCGCTGAATAGAAATAGGCTTGTAGCCATCCAGTTGTCACAGTCCAGTGCAGTCCAATCATATCCCCGTCCCCTCCTGCCTTGTCCTATCCCACGCTGTCTGTCTTAGAGGTGAAGCAGGCAGCCTCCTGCCTTATCAGCTTTTTTCCCATCACACACTTATCAAAGCGCCCTTTTCTTCTCCCCCTTGCCgctgttttttgtttacattgctCTTGTCACAGCAAGTAAACACAGTCAGTTATCTCTCTGATGCCAACATCTGAGATAAGCCACATCTGCTCTGTTGTACATCTGGCACATGAAGTGGCAAAGTGCGAGCTGTGAGGGGAAATGCGAGTCGGCTGGTAAAGGTGCGTGCTGCTTCATTTTGGGAATTAAAATTTAGTGAGGCAAGCACAGCCTGGCCTTTATTACGACAGAAATATGGCTCACTGTTCCAGAGATTTTTTCCTCTGTAACTCCTGAATCATGCGGATTTGAGATGATAAGTTGATTAATTCATTAGAGATTTGAAGGAAGATTAGCAGTTCTGATAATTGATCAATAATTGAATTAGACCAAATCCCCACTTTACTGGATTTCTTGCTTTATATGATATATGATTGATTACAAAGACACTGCACAGTTGCTTGTTGTTCTGTCTTTGCCTTCTTGCACACATTTGCCTGTATGGGTATTTGTATGTCAGAGTTCATGTATGTGAACCTGTAGTTGTCCAGTAGAGGCTGTGCATTATCCATCATCCGCCTGGTGCATCTCCTTCTAGTAGCCACCAGGTTAAATCTCACCCTCTGTCGTACTTGCATGTCCAGCATTTGCAACcactcccctccccctctctccagGGACACACTACAGCAAGCATGTCAGCCCCCAACCTCCCCAGTCCCTCTGGGAAGATTCATTCACACCCAGGGGGATGCCGGCTGTAGGCCACCGAAGGGGTTAGAAATAACCACTAAGCACCGTAAACACTGTATCTTTGCGCTCCGTGAACACATGCAGGGGCCTCAGCAGCAGGCTGGCTGTGTACACTATCTGGttcaagtgatgtcacagggGCCACTGGATTTAAGCAGGTTTTAGTTTGACGCTAATCCCCTTGTGGCAAACGCTGTGGAGGAGACGACTGTCTCTGCCAATGGCGTGCATCAACCCCATTGGATTAGAGCGTCTCGTCCCCTCCTCCATTCCGTTGGCATTGTCCAGCATGTGTTTTTACCCCCAATTTCTTTACGCTCAGTCTTAGTTTGGAATGTAAGCATCATGGCCAGCACAAGCATGATCCCTGCTGTAGAATGGAATAGAGCCTCGCCCTaaaggtgtgttttttctgtctgcgtgtgtgtgtactgtctatgtgtttgtcatgttgcGCCTCTGTCCTCATGGATTTCTAATGTTTCCAGGGCTAAATTATTTAGACAGGCTGCCAGCAGGGAGCTACATGATAGCACAGACTTaagagtgaggggaggggggggcctaCAGATGCAGATCAGGTAAAGGGGTACCTCATGCTTcgccttttctcctctcctctccactccttcTTTCTGATTGGGGGAGAGTGTAACCGGAGAGCTGAAACAAAATACCCGGCTCTATTTTCCGCTTTTATAGCTGTCCGCTGTATTGTCTTCACTGATGCCTAACTCAAGTGAGCAGTCGCATTTTGGTGGCTCTCTGGGCCAGCGTGGTCCTGAATGGATTGAAGGCCAGAACGACAGGGCCGCAGGACGCTGTCACTACTGTGGCAACATTGCGGGGCGTAGGAATTCTTTGGCACTGGGTGGAGGAGACCGTGGAATGTGCCTTCACCTAAATCTTGGTGAGAAACAGGATCCAGTGCTCCAATCCTCCCTGTACAGGCAGATCCAGCAGGACCAGCATGTGCAGCAGCCACTGAGGAAGAACTCGGTGCCCGATCTGAGTGGCAGCCTCTATCTCAGGCAAATGATGGCAGGCCGGGCCTCTGCACCTCCTCAGGATTACTACCTAGCTGATGCTACCTTATCTGGTCAGCCACCTGAAGAGTCTGGGTTTTATAGGGATAACCAGCACCTGCTCACCAGATCAGCCTTGCATTATGGGCCCAGTGCTGGGGGGGTGAGGCCTACCTGGGATCAAGGACAGGCAAGGGCCACACCTTCCGTGCTGGCCTCTGCTTCCACACCTACCCccgcgcctcctcctccccctccccctccacctcctcccccgcctcctccgccacctcctccccttcccGTTCATGAGCTGAGCCGTTTGTACAGGGAAACGCTGGGATCTAAGATGATCCCAGACGCCCAGCGTATTGGTGgcagctctccctctcctgcagtCTACGGGGTTCAGCCCCCTCTTCCGTTTTACGCTGCTGAGCCACCATCTCTCTCTGCGCGCCAAGCTTATAACAATATCAACAGCTTGCCCCTGAACCACAGCCAGCCAGCTGCCACCAGTTCAGTGGTGGACCCAGCTTCTCAGGGAATGGACGGCGCTCTCCCCCGGGCTTATGGAGCTATAGCCTCCCAGAGGCTACCTTATGACCCAAACTATGACCCCAGCTCAGCCATGATTGCTGCCACAGCTGGAATGAACTCTGGCTTGCCTCCTCAGCATCCCAGCGCTGCAGACCCCAAGAAGATGGTGGACCCTGCCTTTTTGGCTTTCCTGCGAGCTGAAGGTTTGGCAGAGAGTACTATCACTCTCCTGCTGCAACATGGCTTTGATTCCACCGCCACACTGGGAATGATGGAAGATCATGATGTCCGTTCTGTGGCTCCTAACTTGGCCCAGGCTCGTGTTCTTTCCCGTGTGGTGCTTGGTTGCAAGACAGGCTTGCCGGCAACACGTACCCGATCCAATAGCTTCAGCCACCGCAACGACCTTTATATGCAGCCCCAAGGTTTGACCATGGACCCCAACCTGATGCAGCAACCTCCTACCACCATCCAAACTGTGTCCCCCAGGATGGGAGAGTTTCTTGGTAGAAGACCCAGCAGCGCACCCTCCCAACACCTCCTGGAGACCGCCACCTACCCGGGAGCACGGCCCCTGGTAACTGGAGCTTTCCCAATCAGCCCCGGTGGATATGGCGGTGCTGTGACTCAGGCAAGACCCCTCTCCCTGTACAATGCTCATACTGGCCTTGCAATGTCTGCTCTTGGACAAcagcctccaccagctccaggcACCCCTGGACCAGCGCCCAAAACCTTCTCTGGCTCCTTTTCCCCCATGGAGCTGATGAAGAGAGCCCCCAACCTTCCCCCAGCATCGCCTGTAGGAGCGCCAAGTCCCCTTCACAGCCCCCAACTTCTCCGGAAAGGGATCAGTGCTGCTCCTGAGAGTACCATTGTTCCCGTAACTTCTTCCTCCACTCTTCAAGCTCAAAACCTTAACAACACCAAGATGGTGGGACGTCGTACTGGTCCACCTGTCATAGTCTCAACCATGGCCACCACACCAGACACAAGTAATGTCAAAACCCACCTTTCTTACTAATTTCTTCAaaccctctctcctcttgtccttgttgctgcttcagatttttttctttaggTATTAAGTTctttcagatttttgttttgtcgTAGATTAGATGCATAGTGTGATTTAATTCTGAATATTATAGATTTTTGGCATACTGCAAAAATCAGACTGACAGTCTTTTTGAATGGAGGAGTAGCATGTAAGATGCCTCTGACAAGTTAAGCGGCTTTGCTGTGAGAGGtcctttttttttagattatgCAACTATTTATACATGTATTGCAACAGAGTTGTGTCATTTGCCGGAGGGGATCCTGTCTCATCACCAAGATGAAATATTTCTTACGAGCAGAACTCCAGTTATTGAGGTCAACATTTTGCTGTCGTTTTCTTTCACATAGTTTAATGGTCAGAATTGTTTTGAAGCAACAGTTTGcttttgggtttgttttgtaGCACATCCTTTCTTTTTCAAGGTTCCTTGTACATGAGCTGTTCACTCGTGTTGGTGGAAATTTAACCTTAAATGTCGCGAAGCACTCACAAAACAATCTgggaaaaacacacttttaaaacagcattttaaaggaCGGCGTTCGCTAGATGGTTTCTTAAAATATCCCTGTACCTGTTTTCTTTCAAACAGATTCAGTAAttatcaaaaacacataaaccTCCAGCACGTCTTCAGTATGTGAAAGTTTATTTCCTTGATGCAGAGTTGCTGTCATTCTATTTTACACTGTACTCTCTCCTAATCATGGGCTTAACTACCTCAAATCCAATTACACTAATTGGATGTATAGTTGTGTAGACTATAATAAGTAACTGTTTTTTATAGCCACCCTGTTGTCTGTTTGAGACTCGGGTTAAGTTGTTGTGTTGGTAAAagttatttgtttgtttgccgtACCTCATAACTCTGTCACTCTCACCTCAGTATtacatttcctctgctctgtgctgttttcactaACGTGCCAACATTTATGCCTTGATTGGCAATTCTTAAGCATCTATTTACATTTTCGAAGAGTGACGGTAAAGAAAGGCATTGCTTTTGAAGGCCTCCTAATCATGCTGCTGCACAATAAGGCAAGAGCAAActtgcctttttgtttgttttctatgatggtgttttctttttaaacgaCACATTCTGGTAAATGTGTTTATGGTTCATCTTCAGTGGCTTCACAGAGCacataattgtgtttttttttctttttgttaagtGACAGCTTTTTATGCTTAGATTACAGTGAGAGTAAATTGTCTAGCTGGGCGTCATCTCTTATTTTTAGACATAAGGCCTTGATTTGTCCCCTTAACAAGTTGATATACTTCCCTGTCGATGAGAGCTGATGAGCTCGGGGAAGAGTTAAATCTTTTAACCTTGCTTTTAGCCATGTAACCCTGTATCTTGCCTGCCTCTCTAATGGGTCTGTGGGCTGCTGCACTTGTTAAAGAGTAATGACTTTTATGAAGTGTCTTCCTTCCGTGTATtgaggggaggtgggggtgggaaGCCCCTTTCCGAGCTTCATGCAAATCTATGCTTGCAAGGTCACAATGCCAGCAGCCCCTCCACCACAACCCCGACTACACTTTTAGCACAACAAACTCATTTGCATGTAGCTGACATTTGTTGCTTCGGTAACTTCATCTGATAATGGGCAGCCCTTGCCGCTGATCGGAAAACATACTTCTTAATTGTGTGTTGCTAGGCAACCTAGGTTTTGGTGGTAATCAGAGATAGATAATCTTCACGTTTAAGGAAAGGGAAAAAGTGGAGCCCTGCATGCAGCGttgcacatttattttgtgcacTTGTTACTCCTTTTGAGCAGCCATTTGCAGTTTAGGGCAGGAGGAAATTGAGTGAAAAAAATAAGATGTTTCAAGGCacttaatgaaaacatttctcttAGTCTCtttccctcgctccctctctttctctgaacaGTGTACATCTCAAGAGATTGCTTCTCATTTTTGTGCAAAGGCTCAACTAGTGAAGAGCCTCTCTTATTACATGCATGGTGTTTTATGTTCAAACATGCATATTGATGAAAAGTTGACACATTATTCCTTTTGCACCTACTGAATAAATTGGTTGTTGTACCAATACAAACCAGTCTTCTCTTTATCATCTTACATCAAAGTGTAAATTCACACGTAGCCGCTGAGGCATCCACATCTCACAATAGTTGTATTCTTATTTATTCTCAAAGCAGAGTTTGAAAGCAAGGATGTGAGCAGCAGTAAAATCAGCAGCTCCTTAAAATATTTATGAAAAAGGTGCAGGTGGGAGGGCCCTGCCTGTGTACTCCTCTCCGCTGGGCGCTGTCTTGGTTGGCTAAAGCCATAAGTAGTGTTAATAATGGCATTAAACGGTTGAGTCGAGCTTAGTTGCAACAGTTCCCTTCCACCCAAAGTAAGGAGAGCGCGTTGCAGCACTCGCATTGGCCATGGAGTTGTCTGTCAGTAGCatcccacagagcagcacaggtggGTAAACCTAACTTCAATGTCACGTGAAGCAGAATAGCCAACCTGCTAGCTAGATGTCATTGGCAGCTAGCCTGCATTGTGTGCGTGCTTAGTAGATTAACTAAGGTGGAGACTTGCATGTTGTCCACAAATGCCAGCACGTGGTTTCCTAGTGGagataatccacagaacatcttcagctgtacttttcTGGGCTGGAGAATTAGGAGGCGGTGTGTTGGAGGGCAGGGCTTCTAGCTTACAGGAAGGAGAGAGACCTTGGCAGCGGCCCCTTTTAGCCATATGGGATATGTCAGTTGATGTGTTCACCTGTATAAGTCTGGTCTCTTGGTTCCACTGTGCCCAGGTTGTATCCGCTCCTTCCTGGGAGGTCAGTCAAAACATGgcagttctttttctttctgacagGAAGCCATCACTATTGAGGCTGACAGTTATGTAACCTTCCAGTGGATGGTTCCCATGGGGGCCTGAATGGGATTTTAATTTCCCCGCCTGTATTTGGAAGGACATCCACGAGGATGCATGCCTAATGTGCTCTCAGCTGTCCTTGGCTAAACTGCTTTGTTCAGGTGTCTGACATTGATTTCAGTGTGCACTCTTGCCTGTTTTCCACTGGCTAGTCAGGAAGAAAACATTCCCGTGTGTCAGCGTGGCCTTAAACTTTGTTTCTGGACAcgtctgtatttctgtgtgtaatAGAGAACAGGTagtgtctgtcttcctgtgctGCCACTCTGCTTTTTCATTGTATGACTGTGCTTTGATTTAGTGCTTACGTCGCCTCAAATGCATAACTCTGACACACAATGCTGCCCCCGACTATCCTGCCACACATCTTagcagcaggaagtgtttgTCTTTATCTGAGGACGGTTGGATGTGACAGCAGGACATGAGGACAAGACCTGAAGTTTCCTgtatctgtctctttcttcctttgaCCAGCACTTTTTGCTGTGCATATGAAGTCAAGTCAGAATGTATTAGGACAATGATGCGATTGTCACTGACTTATATATTCTGTTTTTTACCTTAATCCAGAAAGGGAAGTATTCCCAGTAAGCTGTTTATATGGCTAATGAGAGATTCTTTTGATCCAATTGATACAAACCATTTCGAGATGCAGTCAATCAATGCCAACACCAAACGACTGCAAAAATGATGGAACTCAATGATAAAGTCTCAAAGTAATCCACTGATCGATAACAAAAACAGTCTTGTTTCATTGGCAAAGGTCCAGAGGATCCAATCCAGTACAATGTTTAGTCCAAAATACTacaataatccacagaaagttGCTGCATAGTTTCAAATTTCCCAGCAAACTTGCAAACCTTCACCATTTTTTCCCTCATAACTCCAGTTGGCTTGTGCGCCTAATTGATATGTTGGTTTCAAAATGGCCTCTGCGCGCTCACCTTTCTATTGACAGCTCGCATATCCTctccacagctgacattttacagattaaacaatgaattaattaaaCACGAAAATAATCGGCACattaattgatgatgaaaaataGTCATCAGTTGCAGCCCGACACCCCTAATATAACATCTGAAAGTGcacattttaatcttttaatcTCACAGTCGTTGTTTTATTTTACTCAAATGAGTcctgacacaacacaacaaaagtGTGTGACTGCCCGAAAACTCCCTGACTGCACTGCGTGTCGACCCCTTCCTCACTTAATGGGTAATGGGTTAGGGGCTGTCTTTGTGGAGGGCTAATAGCTTATGTTACCTGTCAAGGAATAGGCTGAGAATTAGAATGGGGGAAATCCTACtggccatctgtgtgtgtatgagtgcttgtgcgtgtgcgtgtgtgtgtgtgtgtgtgtgtgtgtgcgcattctACTATACAAGCATCACGTGTCAGTGGGAGTCTGTGTCATCCTCACTAATCCCCCCGATATGAATGAGcggaggcagacaggaggttTCGGCTCACATGACATCGGTCAGGGGTTATTACAGGGAGTGCACATCTATAATAATCAGTCTAATCCTGCTCTTGTGTTGATATCGTACACCACCGTGTGTATGCACTGATGAACTGTAACAGTGAGACGCGTTTGGTTGTGTTGGGTCGGCCTCCAGCACATTGAACCTGAAACCAAACGGTGAGGTTAAAGTGCTTGATGTTCAGGGTTTAGCAATGTGCAATAGGGTTGGGAAGTATGATATCGTGCAACAGTTGAAATATGTCCACCGGTAGAGATTTGGTAATACCGATTCCACCGCGGGCGCTAACCCTTAAGCCATATTTGCACACAGTCATTCACAGTGTATGCACTGCTACACTGTGAGTGGGTGGGCGCAGTGATAACAGCGCACAAAGTATAGCTGTTCgtgctcctctctgctcgcCTGTGTATTGCTTTCCAGTCTTTCGCTCTTATTGCAAACAGTCGTCATTACGGATGAGCATTTCCAGCTACGTGAGAATGTCCAGACCTGATTCTGCTGACGTTGTCCGGAGTTCGTCGGAGAAAACAACTTTAGTGTCTCTGCTATATATTTGGGATGGCAGTGTGATGCAGCGATCCAGCTACCTCTGAAGGTCGCACAGTGTGAGCAGCAGGACTGCTAACCGTGTCTATTGCATCTCTCTCGTTCCCATTTGGAACCGTAAAGCGTTGCCTCATGTGGGAcagttgcttttgtttgtaAGGAGGCTCcagataaaagaagaaaatactcaaatgtgatgaatttCTTAAGTGAATTTACAGAACAATCACTCCATAATGACACCATTGCTATGATAAATGGAGTTGGAGTGAGATCAAGCACGCTCCATTATTTCAACTTTCATTCCTGCGTGTTTTAGGTGTTGTTCTGCTTTATTGTCCTAAAGTTCGGGGACTGTCTATTAAAATCACTTTGATTGCGCCCTCTGctccttcaaattaaaagatGAAAGTGAGCACTTTCACCACACAGCTGAATTTCCAACCTAATGTTCTGGAGTGCAaatgcattttctttctgcGCTCTATGAGTCAGTAATGACTGCTGTTAAAGGCCACCGTTCACCTCCAGATTCTTCAAGGCTTATCTGCGCGCGGTCCTTCTGTCATGTGTCTCCAGTTTCCAGAGAACCTGGTAAATGTTACATGAACTATCTGCTGCTCCATCTCCACTCGGCCTCTGTATTGTTTGTGTCCCCGGGGAAATATGGCCGGGAAAATCTATTTTTCCACTGCAGtagtttttttctccttaaaaaaaaaaaaaaaaaaaacaagtgaaagaaaaagtgcTGTGGAGCCCCATCCCCTCTCGCCCCGCCGCCCCTCCCTCGCCGTTTTCTCATGGTTGATCTTTCCAAACCATCGGTTGCGTTCACAGAGGGATTAATGGTTTCTGTGAAGCCAGCCAACCCGCGGAGGGAACG
Protein-coding sequences here:
- the LOC143338812 gene encoding uncharacterized protein LOC143338812 isoform X1; its protein translation is MPNSSEQSHFGGSLGQRGPEWIEGQNDRAAGRCHYCGNIAGRRNSLALGGGDRGMCLHLNLGEKQDPVLQSSLYRQIQQDQHVQQPLRKNSVPDLSGSLYLRQMMAGRASAPPQDYYLADATLSGQPPEESGFYRDNQHLLTRSALHYGPSAGGVRPTWDQGQARATPSVLASASTPTPAPPPPPPPPPPPPPPPPPPPLPVHELSRLYRETLGSKMIPDAQRIGGSSPSPAVYGVQPPLPFYAAEPPSLSARQAYNNINSLPLNHSQPAATSSVVDPASQGMDGALPRAYGAIASQRLPYDPNYDPSSAMIAATAGMNSGLPPQHPSAADPKKMVDPAFLAFLRAEGLAESTITLLLQHGFDSTATLGMMEDHDVRSVAPNLAQARVLSRVVLGCKTGLPATRTRSNSFSHRNDLYMQPQGLTMDPNLMQQPPTTIQTVSPRMGEFLGRRPSSAPSQHLLETATYPGARPLVTGAFPISPGGYGGAVTQARPLSLYNAHTGLAMSALGQQPPPAPGTPGPAPKTFSGSFSPMELMKRAPNLPPASPVGAPSPLHSPQLLRKGISAAPESTIVPVTSSSTLQAQNLNNTKMVGRRTGPPVIVSTMATTPDTSIRPQIMNGPMHPRPLVALLDGRDCTVEMPILKDLATVAFCDAQSTQEIHEKVLNEAVGAMMYHTITLTREDLEKFKALRIIIRIGSGYDNIDIKAAGELGIAVCNIPSAAVEETADSTLCHILNLYRRNTWLYQALREGTRVQSVEQIREVASGAARIRGETLGLIGFGRSGQAVAVRAKVFGFNVIFYDPYLQDGLERSLGVQRVYTLQDLLYQSDCVSLHCNLNEHNHHLINDFTIKQMRQGAFLVNTARGGLVDEKALAQALKEGRIRGAALDVHETEPFTFAQGPLKDAPNLICTPHTAWYSEQASLEMREAAATEIRRAITGRIPDSLRNCVNKEFFVTTAPWAVMDQPGVHPELNGAAYRYPPGVVGVAPGGIPGALEGMVPGGVPIAHTLPSGTHPSQAPSPNQPSKHGETREHLTEQ
- the LOC143338812 gene encoding uncharacterized protein LOC143338812 isoform X2; the encoded protein is MPNSSEQSHFGGSLGQRGPEWIEGQNDRAAGRCHYCGNIAGRRNSLALGGGDRGMCLHLNLGEKQDPVLQSSLYRQIQQDQHVQQPLRKNSVPDLSGSLYLRQMMAGRASAPPQDYYLADATLSGQPPEESGFYRDNQHLLTRSALHYGPSAGGVRPTWDQGQARATPSVLASASTPTPAPPPPPPPPPPPPPPPPPPPLPVHELSRLYRETLGSKMIPDAQRIGGSSPSPAVYGVQPPLPFYAAEPPSLSARQAYNNINSLPLNHSQPAATSSVVDPASQGMDGALPRAYGAIASQRLPYDPNYDPSSAMIAATAGMNSGLPPQHPSAADPKKMVDPAFLAFLRAEGLAESTITLLLQHGFDSTATLGMMEDHDVRSVAPNLAQARVLSRVVLGCKTGLPATRTRSNSFSHRNDLYMQPQGLTMDPNLMQQPPTTIQTVSPRMGEFLGRRPSSAPSQHLLETATYPGARPLVTGAFPISPGGYGGAVTQARPLSLYNAHTGLAMSALGQQPPPAPGTPGPAPKTFSGSFSPMELMKRAPNLPPASPVGAPSPLHSPQLLRKGISAAPESTIVPVTSSSTLQAQNLNNTKMVGRRTGPPVIVSTMATTPDTSIRPQIMNGPMHPRPLVALLDGRDCTVEMPILKDLATVAFCDAQSTQEIHEKVLNEAVGAMMYHTITLTREDLEKFKALRIIIRIGSGYDNIDIKAAGELGIAVCNIPSAAVEETADSTLCHILNLYRRNTWLYQALREGTRVQSVEQIREVASGAARIRGETLGLIGFGRSGQAVAVRAKVFGFNVIFYDPYLQDGLERSLGVQRVYTLQDLLYQSDCVSLHCNLNEHNHHLINDFTIKQMRQGAFLVNTARGGLVDEKALAQALKEGRIRGAALDVHETEPFTFAQGPLKDAPNLICTPHTAWYSEQASLEMREAAATEIRRAITGRIPDSLRNCVNKEFFVTTAPWAVMDQPGVHPELNGAAYSQTVPAVTTGVPQDKIIA